The Mycobacterium sp. 3519A genome contains a region encoding:
- a CDS encoding MFS transporter, with translation MKSDIPGKEAVGFRSERGPVLISVMLSTGLVAIDSTVLATAVPSIVGELGGFSQFPWLFSAYLLGQAVTVPVYAKLSDIFGRKPILLLGIALFLAGSILCAAAWNMPALIVFRAVQGLGAGAVQPTAMTIVGDIYTVAERARVQGYLASVWAISSVIGPLLGGIFSQLGVWRGVFLINIPLCLLAAWMFSRHFREQVAHRRRKVDVVGAVLSACAMTALILAILGGGQTWAWASAPSIAAFATGAVLLVAFVIVERRAAEPILPLWVFSRRLLCATTIVAFGVGAILMGLTSYVPTFLEGSLRVQPVIAGLALAALTLGWPAAASVAGRFYLRWGFKNTAVLGAVLVIIGAAVLAAAAHRPNVAVAAVVCLVIGCGMGLLAVPTLIAAQSSVDWSERGVVTGNNMFARSLGSAVGVAVYGAIANSIFGPGDVHSVGPAAIKAGSAAVFAGVLVVAVATAVAVLAMPRTPPHAADVSA, from the coding sequence CTGAAGAGTGACATCCCCGGGAAGGAGGCTGTCGGCTTCCGCTCCGAACGGGGACCTGTTCTCATCTCGGTGATGTTGAGCACCGGTCTGGTCGCCATCGATTCGACTGTGCTGGCAACGGCGGTGCCGTCCATCGTGGGTGAACTGGGTGGTTTCAGTCAGTTCCCGTGGCTGTTCTCGGCATACCTGCTGGGGCAGGCGGTCACCGTGCCGGTCTACGCGAAGCTCTCCGACATCTTCGGCCGCAAGCCCATCCTGCTGTTGGGGATCGCGCTGTTCCTCGCTGGGTCGATTCTGTGCGCGGCGGCGTGGAACATGCCCGCGCTGATCGTCTTTCGAGCCGTTCAGGGTCTGGGCGCGGGCGCGGTCCAGCCCACTGCGATGACCATCGTCGGCGATATCTACACCGTGGCCGAGCGGGCCAGGGTGCAGGGCTATCTGGCGAGCGTGTGGGCGATCTCGTCGGTCATCGGTCCGCTTCTCGGCGGCATCTTTTCGCAACTGGGTGTGTGGCGCGGCGTGTTCCTGATCAACATCCCGCTGTGTCTGCTGGCGGCGTGGATGTTCAGCAGGCACTTCCGCGAGCAGGTCGCCCACCGCCGTCGGAAGGTCGACGTCGTCGGCGCGGTGCTGTCGGCGTGCGCGATGACGGCGCTGATCCTGGCGATCCTCGGCGGCGGCCAGACGTGGGCGTGGGCGTCGGCGCCCAGCATCGCCGCCTTCGCGACGGGCGCGGTGCTGCTGGTGGCGTTCGTCATCGTGGAGCGAAGGGCTGCCGAGCCGATACTGCCGCTGTGGGTCTTCTCCCGTCGGCTGCTGTGCGCGACCACGATCGTCGCGTTCGGTGTCGGGGCCATCCTGATGGGGTTGACGTCATATGTGCCAACGTTTCTGGAGGGCTCGCTGCGGGTCCAACCGGTGATCGCCGGCCTGGCCCTTGCCGCGTTGACGCTGGGGTGGCCTGCAGCGGCGAGCGTCGCGGGCCGGTTCTATCTGCGGTGGGGATTCAAGAACACCGCCGTCCTCGGGGCCGTGCTGGTGATCATCGGAGCAGCGGTGCTCGCGGCGGCGGCACACCGACCGAACGTGGCGGTCGCGGCAGTGGTGTGTCTGGTCATCGGCTGCGGCATGGGTCTGCTTGCCGTGCCGACCCTCATCGCGGCCCAGTCCAGTGTCGACTGGAGTGAGCGTGGCGTCGTGACGGGTAACAACATGTTCGCCCGCTCGCTGGGAAGCGCCGTCGGCGTCGCCGTCTACGGCGCGATCGCCAACTCGATCTTCGGCCCCGGCGATGTGCACTCGGTGGGCCCGGCGGCCATCAAGGCGGGTTCGGCGGCGGTGTTCGCCGGCGTGCTCGTTGTCGCGGTGGCCACCGCCGTCGCCGTGCTGGCGATGCCGCGCACACCGCCGCACGCGGCCGACGTCTCGGCCTAG
- a CDS encoding DUF732 domain-containing protein: MKRVFVSFVAAAAMALAFAGPASADATDDNYLGLIKSSGLGCGQGPFECPTGDSDMIQIGRAICRQLTHGNSSIAVSQAILRQKPGVQPEVVARLVAIAKASYCPS, encoded by the coding sequence GTGAAACGCGTGTTCGTATCGTTCGTGGCCGCAGCGGCCATGGCGCTGGCGTTCGCGGGACCGGCCAGCGCAGATGCCACTGACGACAACTACCTCGGATTGATCAAGTCCAGCGGGCTCGGATGCGGCCAGGGGCCGTTCGAATGCCCGACCGGCGACAGCGACATGATCCAGATCGGGCGCGCGATCTGCCGACAACTCACCCATGGCAACTCGTCGATCGCGGTGTCGCAGGCGATCCTGCGCCAGAAGCCCGGTGTGCAGCCCGAAGTGGTGGCCCGTCTGGTCGCCATCGCCAAGGCCAGCTATTGCCCTAGCTGA
- a CDS encoding acyl-CoA dehydrogenase family protein: MSNDADAERVAELARTVVADHDPKKVPVQEYLGACYDAGLSWVHFPEGLGGLGVSRGLQAVADRVLQGAGGPVPLGLNPMGYGMAAPTIREHAQSEDVKRQWLRPLATTEDLWCQLFSEPGAGSDLAGLATSAVRDGDEWVVNGQKVWTSLAHRARWGLLLARTNPDVPKHKGLTYFVIDMHGAGVETRPLRQLTGQAEFNEVYFSDARIPDKHRLGDVGNGWNVAMTTLMNERTALGGSGSRRGAGTIADATALWASRPERRTPVLRDRLTQLWLRSEAQRLTSERSRAAATVGGPGPEGSIGKLVGAELNQHIYQWCMDFLGPEGLLYRGYGQGSATGERDWQGPIQQKYLRSRANTIEGGTSEVMRNILGERILGLPGDLRADAGMPWKEIPRG, from the coding sequence ATGAGCAACGATGCTGATGCCGAACGGGTCGCCGAGCTGGCGCGCACGGTGGTCGCGGATCACGACCCCAAGAAGGTGCCTGTCCAGGAGTATCTGGGCGCCTGTTACGACGCCGGGCTGTCCTGGGTGCACTTTCCGGAGGGACTCGGCGGGTTGGGGGTGTCGCGCGGTCTGCAGGCGGTCGCGGACCGCGTCCTGCAGGGCGCTGGTGGACCGGTGCCGCTCGGGCTCAACCCGATGGGATACGGCATGGCCGCGCCGACGATCCGCGAGCACGCCCAGAGCGAGGACGTGAAGCGGCAATGGCTGCGGCCGCTGGCGACCACCGAAGACCTGTGGTGCCAACTGTTCTCGGAACCGGGCGCCGGGTCCGACCTCGCCGGGCTGGCCACCTCGGCGGTCCGTGACGGGGACGAATGGGTGGTCAACGGTCAGAAGGTGTGGACCAGCCTCGCCCACCGCGCGCGCTGGGGACTGTTGCTCGCGCGCACCAACCCGGATGTGCCCAAGCACAAGGGGCTGACCTACTTCGTCATCGATATGCACGGCGCGGGCGTCGAAACGCGGCCGCTGCGCCAGTTGACCGGCCAAGCCGAGTTCAACGAGGTGTACTTCTCCGACGCTCGCATCCCGGACAAACACCGCCTCGGCGACGTGGGCAACGGCTGGAACGTGGCGATGACGACGCTGATGAACGAACGAACCGCCCTCGGCGGCAGCGGCAGCCGTCGCGGTGCGGGGACCATCGCCGACGCCACCGCGCTGTGGGCGTCGCGCCCAGAACGGCGCACACCGGTGCTGCGGGACCGGCTGACGCAACTGTGGCTGCGTTCGGAGGCGCAGCGCCTGACGTCGGAACGCTCGCGCGCGGCTGCGACGGTCGGCGGACCCGGTCCGGAGGGCTCGATCGGCAAGCTGGTCGGGGCCGAGCTGAATCAACACATCTACCAGTGGTGCATGGATTTCCTTGGCCCAGAAGGACTTCTGTATCGCGGCTATGGGCAGGGCAGCGCTACCGGCGAGCGCGACTGGCAGGGGCCCATCCAACAGAAGTATCTGCGCAGCCGGGCCAACACCATCGAAGGCGGCACATCCGAGGTGATGCGCAACATCCTCGGCGAACGCATTCTCGGACTGCCGGGCGATCTGCGCGCGGATGCCGGGATGCCGTGGAAGGAGATCCCCCGTGGCTGA
- a CDS encoding acyl-CoA dehydrogenase family protein: MAEKLANQPNSSADSAEFRFTDEQHQLRDAVRKFSAECFAEEKIRRLMESDPPFDPKVWARLGGELGVLGLSVPEADGGVGGTLVDQAVAIEELGAKLACGPLFGTVYLAIPALVAASPGAERDQLLGDLVEGRRTAAVAAADNGGVFDADAVTVTADGDALSGTVTQVVDGGIVDVLLVAARGSDGVALYAVDATGEGVQRTALATLDLTRSQASITLSNARGVVIADPAETARVVDHALQVGAALLAVEQVGAAQHLLDLSVEYAKSRLQFGRPIGSFQAVKHRLADLLVDVEHARSTAYHAIWALTDGSDDPALATAIAQAVCSAAFSHVATDTIQVHGGIGFTWEHQAHLYYKRAATDAVLLGGAEQHRDRVAAMVLDDATVDRVPWVADGVRV, from the coding sequence GTGGCTGAGAAGCTTGCGAATCAGCCCAATAGCTCGGCTGATTCGGCTGAGTTCAGGTTCACCGACGAGCAGCACCAACTGCGTGACGCGGTGCGCAAGTTCAGCGCCGAGTGCTTCGCGGAAGAGAAGATCCGGCGGCTGATGGAGTCCGACCCACCGTTCGACCCGAAGGTGTGGGCCCGACTCGGCGGCGAACTGGGTGTGCTCGGCCTGTCCGTACCCGAGGCCGACGGTGGCGTCGGCGGCACCCTCGTCGACCAGGCGGTGGCCATCGAGGAACTCGGCGCCAAGCTGGCGTGTGGGCCGCTGTTCGGCACGGTCTACCTGGCGATTCCCGCCCTGGTCGCCGCGTCGCCGGGCGCCGAGCGTGACCAGTTGCTCGGCGACTTGGTCGAAGGGCGGCGCACCGCCGCCGTCGCGGCGGCCGACAACGGCGGGGTGTTCGATGCGGACGCGGTGACCGTGACCGCCGACGGCGACGCGCTGTCGGGCACGGTGACGCAGGTGGTCGACGGTGGCATCGTCGACGTCTTGCTGGTCGCCGCCCGCGGGTCCGACGGTGTCGCCCTGTACGCCGTCGACGCCACCGGCGAAGGGGTGCAGCGCACCGCGCTGGCCACCCTCGACCTGACCCGGTCGCAAGCCAGCATCACGCTGTCCAACGCCCGCGGTGTGGTGATCGCAGATCCGGCCGAAACCGCGCGCGTCGTCGATCACGCGCTGCAGGTGGGTGCCGCGCTGCTGGCCGTCGAGCAGGTCGGCGCCGCGCAGCATCTGCTGGACCTGTCCGTCGAGTACGCGAAGTCGCGGCTGCAGTTCGGCAGGCCGATCGGATCGTTCCAGGCGGTCAAGCACCGGCTGGCGGATCTCCTCGTCGACGTCGAACACGCCAGATCGACTGCCTACCATGCCATTTGGGCGTTGACCGACGGCTCCGACGATCCGGCGCTTGCGACAGCCATCGCGCAGGCGGTCTGCTCGGCGGCCTTCAGCCATGTCGCCACCGACACCATCCAGGTGCACGGCGGCATCGGCTTCACCTGGGAACACCAGGCGCACCTCTACTACAAGCGCGCCGCCACCGACGCCGTGCTGTTGGGTGGCGCCGAGCAGCATCGGGACCGGGTGGCGGCGATGGTGCTCGACGACGCCACCGTGGACCGCGTGCCATGGGTGGCCGACGGCGTACGGGTCTGA
- a CDS encoding FAD-dependent oxidoreductase — MSAPRTITEPSREIDVIHETDVLVVGSGPGGLAAALSAARAGVDVALVERFGCFGGNITAVGVEGFAWYRHEQTVEAGGIGWEFEQRAKEMGAAVPESQSLSYELDSEGFKLVADRLVEEAGVHPMLHRQFVAPLMDGDEIIGIVTESKAGREAILARRVVDATGDADVATRAGAPVHKTPVEQMMAASVMFHLAGVDKTAFLAGVAEDPQTYRDWAAGEFAADTDAKDADLYSPYLGKPFAKAIADGLLPDHLNTIGGTWGAMHDTGELTYMNLVHLSGCDGTDPDSLTRFEIEGRKQAMLAIEALRRYTPGCKGARLRNFGMTIGIRDTRKIDAVYNLTEADVRGQGRFDDSIGIYPEFIDGYGVLVLPTTGRYLQIPYRSLLPQTVRNLIVAGRATGGDRIAHAATRNMSACAVTGQGAGVAAALSVRANRALDDVDISAVQAELTRQGVRIS, encoded by the coding sequence ATGTCGGCACCCCGAACCATCACCGAGCCAAGCCGCGAAATCGACGTCATCCACGAGACCGACGTGCTTGTCGTCGGCTCTGGCCCCGGCGGCCTGGCCGCTGCGCTTTCGGCCGCGCGGGCCGGTGTGGACGTCGCGCTGGTCGAGCGCTTCGGCTGTTTCGGCGGGAACATCACCGCCGTCGGCGTCGAGGGATTCGCCTGGTACCGCCATGAGCAGACGGTGGAAGCAGGCGGCATCGGATGGGAATTCGAGCAGCGCGCCAAAGAGATGGGCGCAGCGGTGCCCGAAAGCCAGTCGCTGTCATATGAACTCGACTCCGAGGGATTCAAGCTGGTCGCGGACCGGCTGGTCGAGGAGGCGGGCGTTCATCCGATGCTGCACCGGCAGTTCGTCGCACCGTTGATGGACGGCGACGAAATCATCGGCATCGTGACCGAATCCAAGGCGGGCCGCGAAGCGATCCTGGCGCGCCGCGTTGTCGACGCCACCGGTGACGCCGACGTCGCGACGCGCGCGGGCGCGCCGGTGCACAAGACACCGGTCGAGCAGATGATGGCGGCCTCGGTGATGTTCCACCTGGCGGGTGTCGACAAGACGGCGTTCCTGGCCGGTGTGGCAGAGGATCCGCAGACGTATCGCGATTGGGCCGCAGGCGAATTCGCCGCCGACACCGACGCCAAGGATGCCGACCTGTATTCGCCCTACCTCGGCAAGCCGTTCGCGAAAGCCATTGCCGACGGTCTGCTTCCTGACCACCTGAATACCATCGGCGGCACCTGGGGCGCGATGCACGACACCGGTGAACTGACGTACATGAATCTGGTCCACCTCTCAGGCTGCGACGGCACCGACCCCGACAGCCTGACCCGCTTCGAGATCGAGGGCCGCAAACAAGCCATGCTCGCCATCGAGGCGCTGCGGCGCTACACACCGGGCTGTAAAGGCGCGCGCCTGCGCAACTTCGGGATGACCATCGGCATCCGCGACACCCGCAAGATCGACGCGGTCTACAACCTCACCGAGGCCGATGTGCGCGGGCAGGGCCGATTCGACGACAGCATCGGCATCTACCCGGAGTTCATCGACGGCTACGGGGTGCTAGTGCTGCCGACTACGGGCCGCTACCTGCAGATCCCATACCGGTCGTTGCTGCCGCAGACGGTGCGCAACCTGATCGTCGCCGGGCGCGCGACCGGTGGTGACCGCATCGCGCACGCGGCGACCAGGAACATGTCCGCCTGCGCGGTCACGGGTCAGGGCGCGGGTGTGGCGGCCGCGTTGTCCGTCCGCGCGAACCGCGCCCTCGACGACGTGGACATCTCCGCGGTGCAGGCCGAACTGACCCGTCAGGGGGTCCGGATCAGCTGA
- a CDS encoding nuclear transport factor 2 family protein gives MPATDEMLDEFALRKLVHSYCRAVDRGDFATLRGLYHRDAQDAHGTFSTGSVDAFLATLEASRPHLRSMQHHITTVNFAVDGARAEGEIYTIATHTFAAGDRDVEVIVGGRYLDKYAKRDGVWKILERAIVTDWAHVHDPSSVDLSHPITRGTLHGSPGPDDPSHQFFSLL, from the coding sequence ATGCCTGCGACCGACGAGATGCTCGACGAGTTCGCGTTGCGGAAACTCGTCCACTCCTACTGCCGCGCGGTCGATCGCGGCGACTTCGCGACGCTACGCGGCCTCTACCATCGCGACGCCCAGGATGCGCACGGCACGTTCTCCACCGGGTCCGTCGACGCGTTCCTCGCCACGCTCGAGGCGTCCCGCCCGCACCTGCGCTCGATGCAGCACCACATCACCACCGTGAATTTCGCCGTCGACGGTGCCCGCGCCGAGGGCGAGATCTACACGATCGCGACGCACACGTTCGCGGCGGGCGACCGCGATGTCGAGGTCATCGTCGGCGGTCGCTACCTCGACAAGTACGCGAAGCGCGACGGCGTCTGGAAGATCCTCGAACGGGCCATCGTGACCGACTGGGCACACGTGCACGACCCGTCGTCAGTCGACCTGAGCCATCCGATCACCAGGGGCACACTGCACGGCAGTCCAGGGCCCGATGATCCGTCGCACCAGTTCTTTTCGCTGCTCTAG
- a CDS encoding serine/threonine-protein kinase: MPFNSGEVFAGYVIQRMLGKGGAGEVYLAQHPRLPRYDALKILSATGNDDEFRARFNREAELAASLWHPHIVGVLDRGEFHGRLWISMEYVDGTDAGRLIRESYPGGMPEQDMAEIVTAVADALDFGHERRLLHRDVKPENILVAASDGHRRRVLLTDFGIARRIDDVSNLTDDGVALGTISYIAPEQLLNKTLDGRADQYALAATTFHLLTGAPPFVDSNRAVVISHHLFTPPPPISQRRPELAHLDAVLARALAKDPADRYPTCLDFARALTQQPPRAAPSPGDRPVTQRLERVVLHGTARGIRERAGAPGEVGTLSFHVVPHDSIDTPSAPIPVEIHTQLVSGQLADGDQVEVSGVWDGGTLDADTVVNVSAGKRPTRSHDRGRMRTIALAALAGVLVVALAVALWLTNGFGLWTGGPGPIVKPVSATVFSPSGAPDNPDKAGLAIDGNPDTAWSTVTYRDPVPFPTFIEGEGLLLHLEQPTALSAVTIDLSSTGTEVQIRASQSEHPAKLADTTELTPTTPLQPGHNRIEVHDDTQTSNVLVWITKLGTTDGQSRTSISEITLQAAK; encoded by the coding sequence ATGCCGTTCAACAGCGGCGAGGTTTTCGCTGGTTACGTCATCCAGCGGATGCTCGGAAAAGGCGGTGCGGGCGAGGTCTACCTCGCCCAGCATCCCCGGCTGCCGCGATACGACGCGCTCAAGATCTTGTCGGCCACCGGCAACGACGACGAATTCAGGGCCAGATTCAATCGCGAGGCCGAGTTGGCGGCGTCGCTGTGGCACCCGCATATCGTCGGTGTTCTCGATCGCGGCGAGTTCCACGGCAGGCTGTGGATCTCGATGGAATACGTCGACGGCACCGACGCAGGCCGGTTGATTCGCGAGAGCTATCCCGGCGGTATGCCCGAACAGGACATGGCGGAGATCGTCACCGCGGTGGCCGATGCGCTGGACTTCGGCCACGAACGCCGTCTGCTGCACCGCGACGTCAAGCCGGAGAACATCCTGGTGGCCGCGTCCGACGGGCACCGGCGCCGGGTGCTGCTGACGGATTTCGGCATCGCCCGCAGGATCGACGACGTCAGCAACCTCACCGACGACGGCGTCGCGTTGGGGACGATCAGTTACATCGCCCCCGAGCAACTTCTCAACAAGACGCTCGACGGGCGGGCGGATCAGTACGCGCTGGCGGCAACCACCTTTCACCTGCTGACCGGCGCGCCGCCGTTCGTCGATTCCAATCGCGCCGTCGTCATCAGCCACCACCTGTTCACGCCTCCGCCGCCGATCTCGCAGCGGCGACCCGAACTTGCCCACCTCGATGCCGTGCTGGCCAGGGCGCTGGCCAAGGACCCCGCGGACCGGTACCCGACGTGCCTGGACTTCGCCCGCGCCCTCACCCAGCAGCCGCCGCGTGCGGCGCCGAGCCCGGGTGACCGCCCAGTCACCCAGCGACTCGAGCGGGTGGTGCTGCACGGCACCGCCCGCGGGATCCGCGAGCGCGCGGGCGCACCCGGCGAGGTCGGGACGTTGTCGTTTCATGTCGTGCCGCACGACTCGATCGACACGCCGAGCGCCCCGATCCCCGTCGAGATACACACCCAGCTGGTCTCGGGCCAACTCGCCGATGGGGATCAAGTCGAGGTCAGCGGCGTCTGGGACGGCGGCACCCTGGACGCGGACACCGTCGTCAACGTCTCGGCGGGCAAGCGTCCGACGCGGTCGCATGATCGCGGCAGAATGCGCACTATCGCGCTCGCCGCGCTCGCCGGTGTGCTCGTGGTGGCGTTGGCCGTGGCGTTGTGGCTCACGAATGGCTTCGGCCTCTGGACCGGCGGCCCGGGACCGATCGTCAAACCGGTGAGTGCGACGGTGTTCTCGCCGAGCGGCGCACCGGACAATCCCGACAAGGCGGGCTTGGCGATCGACGGCAATCCGGACACCGCGTGGTCCACCGTCACCTATCGCGACCCGGTGCCCTTCCCGACTTTCATTGAGGGAGAAGGGCTTTTGCTGCACCTGGAACAGCCCACCGCGCTCAGCGCCGTGACGATCGACTTGTCGAGCACGGGTACCGAGGTGCAGATCCGCGCGTCGCAGTCCGAACACCCCGCCAAGTTGGCCGACACCACCGAACTGACGCCGACCACGCCCCTGCAACCGGGACACAACCGGATCGAAGTGCACGACGACACCCAGACGTCCAATGTGCTGGTGTGGATCACCAAACTCGGCACCACCGACGGCCAGAGCAGGACCTCGATTTCCGAGATCACCCTGCAGGCCGCCAAATAG
- a CDS encoding DUF2855 family protein: MILELHRKDLHQTRFLHNDAPTPADGQALLRIESFGLTSNNITYAVFGEAMRYWDFFPASESDWGRLNVWGYAHVEDSRHPDLPTGTRVYGYLPCGDHLLVQPDRVDEKGFVDAAPHRAGLPSVYQGYRNLAADAFYSADHEAAHLVFFPLFFTAFLIDDFLADENFFGADTVVISSASAKTALIAAYLLAKRDGVTTVGLTSAGNKQFVESLDVYDSVMVYDDISALPGERAVYIDISGSGTVRAAVHTRYGDRLGHSAIVGATHWTEMGAGAGELVGPSPVLFFAPDRIVKRGADWGPARLDQSLAEAWQPFAAWSSNWLRVERISSEDDIKRAYLELLDGKVDPASGCIVEV, translated from the coding sequence GTGATCCTCGAACTGCACCGCAAGGACTTGCATCAGACCCGGTTCCTGCACAACGACGCGCCGACGCCCGCGGACGGGCAGGCTCTGCTGCGCATCGAATCCTTCGGACTGACGTCGAACAACATCACCTACGCGGTGTTCGGCGAGGCGATGAGGTATTGGGACTTCTTCCCGGCTTCCGAATCCGACTGGGGCAGGCTGAACGTGTGGGGCTATGCCCACGTCGAGGATTCCCGGCATCCGGATCTGCCGACCGGCACGCGGGTTTACGGGTATCTGCCCTGTGGGGATCATCTGCTCGTACAACCCGACCGGGTCGACGAGAAGGGTTTCGTCGACGCCGCCCCGCACCGCGCCGGCCTTCCGTCGGTGTATCAGGGCTACCGCAACCTCGCTGCCGATGCCTTCTACTCGGCCGACCACGAGGCCGCGCACCTAGTGTTCTTCCCGCTGTTCTTCACCGCGTTCCTGATCGACGATTTCCTCGCCGACGAAAACTTCTTCGGTGCGGACACCGTGGTGATCTCCAGCGCCTCGGCCAAGACGGCGCTCATCGCGGCCTACCTTCTCGCGAAGCGCGACGGCGTGACAACCGTCGGACTGACTTCTGCGGGCAACAAACAGTTCGTCGAGAGTTTGGACGTCTACGACTCGGTGATGGTGTACGACGACATTTCGGCGCTGCCGGGCGAGCGTGCGGTCTACATCGACATCTCGGGCAGCGGCACGGTCCGCGCGGCCGTCCATACGCGGTACGGCGACCGTCTTGGCCACAGCGCCATCGTCGGCGCGACCCATTGGACCGAGATGGGCGCCGGCGCAGGCGAACTCGTCGGGCCGAGCCCCGTGCTCTTCTTCGCACCCGACCGCATCGTCAAGCGCGGCGCGGATTGGGGTCCGGCGCGCCTGGATCAGAGCCTGGCCGAGGCGTGGCAACCCTTCGCCGCCTGGTCGTCGAATTGGCTTCGCGTCGAGAGGATTTCGAGCGAAGACGATATCAAGCGGGCTTACCTCGAATTGCTCGACGGTAAGGTGGACCCTGCCTCGGGTTGCATCGTCGAGGTGTGA
- a CDS encoding alpha/beta fold hydrolase — translation MEAGSGIEPPVDRRVRRALGLLERFAPAIGSRWAVGVWCTPPDVDASLRMPPGVPPSEPVEATWSGHRVAGEAWGEGPTVYLVHGWGGCRAHLGVFVKPLVEAGHRVIAFDLPSHHDSAPGDLAPGRTTIVECAEAVKAVVRAHGPARAIVGHSLGAKAAALAVARGTEAERLVFLAPMGDFSWYLDIFADRHGFGPRILGGLHRRLDRRLNMPLFDTDIARIAATLDDAPPLLVVHDPDDPDSPYDMSEKIVQAWPGAKLVTTRGLGRLAHYRILRHRPAINAGLQFIGRAAHTSTMQPEAGSTLPSSNSR, via the coding sequence GTGGAAGCGGGATCTGGCATCGAGCCACCCGTCGACCGGCGGGTGCGCCGGGCGTTGGGGCTGCTCGAGCGGTTCGCGCCCGCGATCGGGTCGCGGTGGGCCGTCGGGGTGTGGTGCACCCCGCCGGACGTGGACGCCAGTCTGCGGATGCCGCCGGGGGTGCCGCCGAGTGAACCCGTCGAGGCGACGTGGTCGGGCCACCGGGTCGCGGGGGAGGCCTGGGGTGAAGGCCCGACGGTGTACCTGGTGCACGGCTGGGGTGGGTGCCGCGCGCACCTCGGTGTCTTCGTCAAGCCGCTGGTCGAGGCGGGGCACCGGGTCATCGCCTTCGACCTGCCCAGTCATCACGACTCCGCGCCCGGTGACCTCGCGCCAGGACGCACGACGATCGTCGAGTGCGCCGAAGCGGTGAAAGCCGTTGTGCGCGCGCACGGACCGGCGCGCGCGATCGTCGGCCATTCCCTCGGCGCCAAGGCGGCCGCGTTGGCGGTGGCTCGCGGCACCGAAGCCGAACGCCTGGTGTTCCTGGCGCCGATGGGCGACTTCTCCTGGTATCTGGACATTTTCGCCGACCGTCACGGATTCGGCCCCCGCATTCTCGGCGGCCTGCACCGCCGCCTCGACCGACGGCTGAACATGCCGCTGTTCGACACCGACATCGCACGCATCGCGGCCACCCTCGACGATGCGCCGCCGCTGCTGGTGGTCCACGACCCCGACGACCCCGACAGCCCGTATGACATGAGCGAAAAGATCGTTCAAGCCTGGCCCGGCGCGAAACTCGTCACCACCCGCGGGCTGGGCCGGTTGGCGCACTACCGCATCCTGCGGCATAGGCCGGCGATCAACGCCGGCCTGCAGTTCATCGGGCGCGCGGCTCACACCTCGACGATGCAACCCGAGGCAGGGTCCACCTTACCGTCGAGCAATTCGAGGTAA